In the genome of Massilibacillus massiliensis, one region contains:
- the secF gene encoding protein translocase subunit SecF translates to MKKFDIIGKRKWWYIISILLLLPGIISIVTQGFNLGIDFTGGTLMDLKFSRPVTVVEIRDVLKEHHLDNSMIQLASNDEAATSAESVLIRTANLSDEMHRAVLADIGNKLGHYEVLRTERVGAVMGSELTMQAIWAMFISWALIILYVSYRFEFKFALAAVLALVHDTVIVIGVFSLLQIEIDATFVAAILTIIGYSINDTIVIFDRIRENLKLHHRKNGDLVELADESIWQTMTRSVYTVLTVLFTTAALYFFGGETTKNFSFALLVGFICGAYSSIFTATPLWITFKNYADRKKMQANIKTVK, encoded by the coding sequence ATGAAAAAGTTTGATATTATTGGTAAACGCAAATGGTGGTACATAATTTCTATTTTGCTTTTACTTCCGGGAATAATTTCAATTGTGACCCAGGGGTTTAATCTTGGTATCGATTTTACTGGTGGAACTTTAATGGATTTAAAATTTTCTAGACCGGTTACGGTTGTTGAAATTCGTGATGTATTAAAAGAACACCATTTAGATAATAGCATGATTCAATTAGCCAGCAATGATGAAGCTGCAACATCGGCTGAGAGTGTTTTAATTAGAACTGCAAATTTATCAGATGAAATGCATCGGGCTGTTTTAGCTGATATTGGCAACAAACTTGGACACTATGAAGTGCTCCGTACAGAAAGAGTCGGTGCAGTTATGGGATCCGAATTGACGATGCAGGCTATTTGGGCTATGTTTATTTCGTGGGCATTGATTATTTTGTATGTATCCTATCGGTTTGAGTTTAAATTTGCACTTGCTGCAGTACTTGCCTTGGTACATGATACGGTAATTGTCATTGGTGTATTTTCTCTATTACAAATAGAAATTGATGCTACTTTTGTTGCAGCAATTCTCACGATTATAGGATATTCGATTAACGATACAATCGTTATTTTTGATAGAATTCGTGAGAATTTAAAGCTTCATCATCGTAAAAATGGCGATTTAGTAGAACTTGCGGATGAAAGCATATGGCAAACAATGACACGTTCTGTTTATACAGTACTTACTGTTTTATTCACGACTGCAGCATTGTATTTCTTTGGTGGAGAAACTACCAAGAACTTTTCTTTTGCATTATTGGTAGGTTTTATTTGTGGGGCATATTCTTCAATATTTACAGCAACTCCATTATGGATTACATTTAAAAATTATGCTGATCGTAAGAAAATGCAGGCAAATATTAAGACTGTAAAATAA
- the recJ gene encoding single-stranded-DNA-specific exonuclease RecJ: MNNKIWSVSSPNFALEEYLSKTLNLSSVLVRILINRGLTTEEQISAFLNTNKQSFFNPFLLKDMDIVIERIISAITNKERIAIYGDYDVDGITATSVLVKVLDALGADVIYYIPERQCEGYGIHVNALEGLIAKGVSLLITVDCGISSVEEVASVKNRLDIIITDHHRPPEILPEAFGIINPKQEGCPYPDKEIAGVGVAYKVCQALWKKIQKQELREYLDIVALGTVADVVPLVGENRLIVTLGLEQLNHTKNLGLKSLIKNCGLADKTINAGKVGFILAPRLNAVGRLDNASIGVKLLLTHNLQEAEQISDVLETENHNRQCIEKEILAEAEEALKEFDLSKEKVIVLSGLRWNIGVVGIVASRLVDKYYKPVIIISEAEGIGKGSCRSISGFDIYKALKKCADLLEKFGGHSQAAGLSILPENISQLRDELTIIAQAELTDEDYVPKVHVDSAIDLEQINGSFIETLKCLEPYGMGNPQPIFACRDLEILNTQKLGQEGKHLRFNIKQNKTIVQGIAWGKGDLTEALDKAGSVNLVFQPEINEWQGRCNIQLIAHDFQNVHREKGKLDELYSSQPKEIEYNFAEDVSRFFNDIDDLKLESRHDFQISNMCDSRNIADKSAYIKNLMKNDEQILVLVNDAKQAIGIASTLREEKTELQDKIAFYFSSLHNRWRTQIKEAFKTGDLQVVVATIDSGGEIRFPNVCHIVQYDLPLNKMLFFQHCRMTEKATLFHIIFGENDMNLNNIILKGCLPDKEILRKFYSILKANEFAKDTAIGLTNGEFLKQGINKYQIVMKETGIDVCLKILEELALIRIDNNNKVRKIYFNPVPKEKLNIEDSPTYKKNMLILKELHHFFKLVFDINEENLLTLINKSI, translated from the coding sequence GTGAATAATAAGATATGGAGCGTTTCATCTCCTAATTTTGCGTTAGAGGAATATTTAAGCAAAACTTTAAATTTATCAAGCGTACTTGTAAGAATTTTAATAAATCGTGGTTTGACAACCGAAGAACAAATTTCTGCTTTTTTAAATACAAATAAGCAATCTTTTTTTAATCCATTTTTATTGAAAGATATGGATATTGTAATTGAACGAATCATTTCTGCTATTACAAATAAAGAACGTATTGCGATATATGGGGATTATGATGTTGATGGAATTACTGCTACATCTGTTTTGGTTAAGGTACTAGATGCACTAGGAGCAGACGTTATTTATTATATTCCAGAAAGACAATGTGAGGGATATGGTATTCATGTAAATGCATTAGAAGGTCTTATTGCAAAGGGTGTAAGCCTGTTGATTACGGTTGATTGCGGCATTAGTTCAGTAGAAGAAGTGGCTAGTGTGAAAAATCGTTTAGATATTATTATTACGGATCATCACAGGCCACCGGAAATATTGCCAGAAGCTTTTGGTATTATCAATCCTAAACAAGAGGGGTGTCCATATCCAGATAAAGAAATTGCTGGTGTTGGAGTTGCCTATAAAGTTTGTCAAGCGCTTTGGAAAAAAATACAAAAACAAGAACTTAGAGAATACTTAGATATTGTTGCATTGGGAACAGTTGCGGATGTTGTTCCTTTAGTCGGTGAGAATCGTTTAATTGTTACTTTAGGATTGGAGCAGTTAAATCATACGAAAAATTTGGGATTGAAGTCTTTAATAAAAAACTGTGGCTTAGCAGATAAAACAATAAATGCGGGCAAAGTAGGGTTTATTTTAGCACCGAGGCTAAATGCTGTAGGGCGCTTGGACAACGCATCCATTGGCGTGAAATTATTATTAACGCATAACTTACAAGAAGCTGAACAGATTTCAGACGTACTGGAAACTGAAAATCACAATCGCCAATGTATTGAAAAAGAAATTCTCGCAGAAGCAGAAGAAGCTCTAAAAGAATTTGATTTGTCAAAGGAAAAAGTGATTGTTTTATCAGGACTGCGTTGGAATATAGGTGTTGTAGGAATCGTTGCTTCACGGCTAGTTGATAAATATTATAAGCCAGTAATTATTATTAGTGAAGCTGAAGGAATTGGAAAAGGCTCTTGCCGTAGCATTTCTGGTTTTGATATTTATAAAGCGTTGAAAAAATGTGCAGATCTATTAGAGAAATTTGGCGGACATTCACAAGCTGCAGGGTTGAGTATTTTACCTGAAAATATCTCTCAATTACGGGATGAATTAACGATAATAGCGCAGGCTGAGTTAACGGATGAAGACTATGTTCCTAAAGTTCATGTCGATTCTGCTATTGATTTAGAGCAGATAAACGGTTCATTTATTGAAACTTTGAAATGTTTAGAGCCATATGGAATGGGAAACCCTCAGCCAATATTTGCTTGTAGGGATCTTGAAATTTTAAATACGCAGAAACTGGGGCAAGAAGGAAAACATCTAAGATTTAACATAAAGCAAAATAAAACTATAGTTCAAGGAATAGCGTGGGGAAAGGGTGATTTGACAGAGGCATTAGACAAAGCGGGCAGTGTTAATTTAGTTTTTCAGCCAGAGATCAATGAATGGCAAGGAAGATGTAATATCCAATTGATTGCACATGATTTTCAAAATGTACATAGGGAAAAGGGCAAGTTAGATGAATTATATTCTAGTCAACCGAAAGAAATTGAATATAATTTCGCAGAAGATGTTTCTAGATTTTTTAATGATATAGATGATTTAAAGCTTGAATCAAGACATGATTTTCAAATCTCAAATATGTGTGACAGCAGAAACATTGCTGATAAATCAGCCTATATAAAAAATTTGATGAAAAATGATGAGCAAATATTAGTTTTAGTCAATGATGCGAAACAGGCAATTGGAATTGCAAGCACATTAAGAGAAGAAAAAACCGAATTACAAGATAAAATTGCTTTTTATTTTTCTAGTCTTCATAATAGATGGCGTACCCAGATTAAAGAGGCGTTTAAAACAGGAGATTTACAAGTTGTTGTTGCAACAATAGATAGCGGAGGTGAGATCAGATTCCCTAATGTTTGTCATATCGTGCAATATGATTTGCCCTTAAATAAGATGTTATTTTTTCAACATTGTCGGATGACAGAAAAAGCGACTTTATTTCATATCATATTTGGTGAAAATGATATGAATTTAAATAATATCATTCTAAAAGGGTGCCTACCAGATAAAGAAATTCTAAGAAAATTTTATTCAATTTTGAAAGCAAATGAATTTGCGAAAGATACAGCAATTGGGTTAACAAATGGTGAGTTTTTAAAACAAGGTATTAACAAGTATCAAATCGTAATGAAAGAAACCGGTATTGATGTTTGCTTGAAGATTCTAGAAGAACTTGCTCTAATTCGAATAGACAACAATAATAAGGTCCGAAAAATTTATTTTAATCCTGTACCTAAAGAAAAATTGAACATCGAAGATTCTCCCACTTATAAAAAAAATATGCTTATATTGAAGGAGTTGCATCATTTTTTTAAGTTGGTATTTGATATAAATGAGGAAAATTTACTAACTTTGATAAATAAGTCGATATAG
- a CDS encoding HD domain-containing protein produces the protein MSEVTIEDLRKDHEISVYLECSTKYLGELGFTEHGRRHVSIVAKRAREILELLDYTQRDCELAEMAGYLHDIANLVNRFNHGGMGAMMAYNILTRLRMQPEEIALVISAIGNHEEERGNAVNHVASALILADKSDVHRTRVTNTDFATFEIHDRVNFAAESSVIKVDAENRTIKLILTINTKICPVMEYFEIFLERMIMCRRAAAFLKCRFGLVINGNELL, from the coding sequence ATGTCAGAAGTAACAATAGAGGATTTACGGAAAGATCACGAAATTAGTGTGTATTTAGAATGCAGTACAAAGTATCTTGGTGAACTTGGTTTTACGGAACATGGAAGACGACATGTGTCAATTGTCGCAAAACGCGCTAGAGAGATATTAGAATTATTGGATTATACACAAAGAGACTGTGAACTTGCTGAGATGGCTGGATACCTACATGATATCGCAAATCTTGTAAACCGTTTTAATCATGGTGGGATGGGTGCAATGATGGCATATAATATATTGACACGTCTCCGCATGCAGCCGGAAGAAATTGCGCTTGTAATTTCGGCAATCGGTAATCATGAGGAAGAGCGTGGTAATGCAGTCAATCATGTTGCGTCTGCTTTGATTTTAGCTGATAAATCAGATGTTCATCGCACGCGTGTTACGAATACGGATTTTGCTACATTTGAAATTCATGATAGAGTAAATTTCGCTGCTGAAAGTTCAGTTATAAAAGTAGATGCAGAAAATCGCACGATAAAGTTAATCTTAACTATTAATACAAAAATTTGTCCGGTTATGGAATATTTTGAAATTTTTTTAGAACGCATGATTATGTGTCGGAGAGCGGCAGCTTTTTTAAAGTGTAGATTTGGGTTAGTGATCAATGGAAATGAATTGTTATAA
- a CDS encoding RelA/SpoT family protein has translation MNIKNYKLITIDDIIAAIKVYQPEANSDLVQSAYELANTAHQGQIRASGEEYIHHPLGVAQILTELQIDELTISAALLHDVVEDTTYTISKMQEVFGEEIAMLIDGVTKLNRMEYKSKEEQKLENYRKLFLAMAKDIRVILIKLADRLHNMRTLKYMREDKQKRIAKETLEIYAPLANRLGISNVKWELEDLCLRYLEPEIYYDLVEKVKQKRQERQEFIDDAIQVLKERLASVEITCEIQGRAKHFYSIYKKMKKGNKDISEIYDLSAVRILVESVKDCYGVLGMVHTLWKPIPGRFKDYIAMPKSNMYQSLHTTVIGTKGYPLEIQIRTFQMHKVSEYGVAAHWKYKESGKSSGADKGYDQKMSWLRQLIDLQQDVSDPREYVEALKVDVFSDEVFVFTPKGDVIDLPAGSNPIDFAYRIHTDVGHRCIGAKVNGKIVPLEYKLVNGDIVSIITNKQNNGPSPDWLNIVASSETRNKIRQWFKKAKREENIERGHDLIEKESKRLGYDSRDLLSGDRLKEVAKKLNILNEDDLLAALGYGGVTIHGIMSKLIEMYKKEIQKATPPDISQILEGLKPRNIKKKSSHGILVEGEGGVLVRLARCCNPIPGDPITGYITRGRGVSVHRSDCANVVSSHDDFNRMIEVSWDIDADKLYTVTIDIVCNDKSGVLNSLMMVPSESKINISSINARTHKNKTATVTMSLEVKNSAQIETIMTKFRRLKDVYSVCRSLASGGREG, from the coding sequence ATGAATATTAAAAATTACAAATTAATAACGATTGATGATATTATTGCAGCAATAAAAGTATATCAGCCAGAAGCCAATTCTGATCTTGTTCAAAGTGCATATGAATTAGCAAATACTGCACATCAGGGACAAATACGTGCTTCAGGTGAGGAATATATTCATCATCCATTAGGTGTCGCACAAATATTAACAGAACTTCAAATTGATGAACTTACAATTAGTGCAGCACTTCTACATGATGTAGTAGAAGATACTACTTATACAATAAGTAAAATGCAAGAAGTTTTTGGCGAAGAAATTGCTATGCTAATTGATGGCGTAACAAAACTAAATCGTATGGAATATAAATCAAAAGAAGAACAAAAATTAGAAAACTATCGTAAATTGTTTTTGGCTATGGCAAAAGACATTCGCGTTATACTAATAAAGCTAGCCGATCGATTACATAATATGCGCACGTTAAAGTATATGCGTGAAGATAAACAAAAAAGAATTGCGAAAGAAACACTTGAAATTTATGCACCGTTAGCCAATCGACTAGGGATTTCTAATGTTAAATGGGAATTGGAAGATCTATGCTTAAGGTATCTTGAACCTGAGATATACTATGATTTGGTTGAAAAGGTGAAACAAAAACGGCAAGAACGACAAGAATTTATTGATGATGCAATTCAAGTTTTAAAAGAACGATTAGCTAGTGTTGAAATCACCTGTGAAATTCAAGGCAGAGCAAAACATTTCTACAGTATTTATAAAAAAATGAAAAAAGGGAATAAAGATATTAGTGAGATTTATGATTTATCTGCTGTGAGAATATTGGTTGAAAGTGTGAAGGACTGTTATGGCGTTTTAGGTATGGTTCATACATTATGGAAACCTATTCCCGGGCGATTTAAGGATTATATTGCTATGCCAAAGTCTAATATGTATCAATCTCTGCATACAACAGTAATCGGAACTAAGGGGTATCCATTAGAAATTCAAATAAGAACGTTTCAAATGCATAAGGTATCGGAATATGGAGTTGCTGCGCATTGGAAATATAAAGAGAGTGGAAAAAGCTCCGGGGCAGATAAAGGCTATGATCAGAAGATGTCTTGGCTTAGGCAACTTATTGATTTACAACAAGATGTGAGTGATCCTAGAGAATATGTCGAAGCACTGAAAGTGGATGTGTTTTCGGATGAAGTTTTTGTATTTACTCCAAAAGGTGATGTAATTGATTTACCAGCAGGATCAAATCCTATTGATTTTGCATATCGTATTCATACGGATGTTGGTCATAGATGTATTGGTGCAAAAGTAAATGGTAAAATCGTTCCTCTTGAATATAAATTGGTAAATGGAGATATCGTTTCAATCATTACAAATAAGCAAAACAATGGTCCAAGTCCTGATTGGCTTAATATTGTAGCATCCTCTGAAACACGTAATAAGATTAGGCAATGGTTTAAAAAAGCAAAGCGTGAAGAAAATATTGAGCGTGGGCATGATTTAATTGAAAAAGAAAGTAAACGCCTTGGATATGATAGCAGAGATTTATTAAGCGGAGACCGATTGAAAGAGGTTGCTAAAAAACTAAATATTTTGAATGAAGATGATTTGTTAGCAGCGCTGGGATATGGTGGCGTTACAATTCATGGTATCATGAGTAAATTGATTGAAATGTATAAAAAAGAAATACAAAAGGCCACACCACCAGATATTTCTCAAATTCTAGAAGGGTTAAAACCTCGGAATATTAAGAAAAAATCTAGCCATGGTATTTTGGTTGAGGGGGAAGGCGGTGTATTAGTCAGACTTGCACGATGCTGTAATCCTATTCCTGGAGACCCCATTACAGGTTATATTACTCGAGGAAGGGGTGTATCCGTACATCGTTCTGATTGTGCAAATGTAGTAAGTTCACATGACGACTTTAATAGAATGATTGAAGTTAGTTGGGATATTGATGCTGATAAATTGTATACGGTTACGATTGATATTGTTTGTAATGATAAATCTGGAGTATTAAATTCTCTAATGATGGTTCCATCAGAATCTAAAATTAACATAAGTTCAATTAATGCAAGAACTCATAAAAATAAAACAGCTACAGTCACGATGAGTCTCGAAGTTAAAAATTCTGCGCAAATTGAAACAATTATGACGAAATTCCGTCGATTAAAAGACGTTTATAGCGTTTGTCGATCATTGGCATCTGGTGGAAGAGAGGGATAA
- a CDS encoding Fur family transcriptional regulator — protein MSKHITMEQLKKKLQERHCKLTPQRQIVLQVFIDNPDKHLSAEDAHNLLRQNSSEIGLATVYRSLELLSDMDILQKMDFGDGRSRYEINEADTKQHHHHHLICMNCGSVCEFEDDLLEALEHDISEKCQFEIVDHQVKFYGYCQECQAKREN, from the coding sequence ATGTCAAAACATATTACAATGGAACAATTAAAAAAGAAACTGCAGGAAAGGCACTGTAAGTTAACACCACAAAGACAAATCGTTTTACAAGTTTTTATTGACAATCCAGATAAACATTTAAGTGCAGAAGATGCCCACAATTTATTGCGACAAAATTCATCCGAAATAGGGCTTGCAACGGTTTATCGTTCACTGGAATTATTGAGCGACATGGATATATTACAAAAAATGGACTTTGGCGATGGAAGAAGTCGATATGAAATTAATGAAGCGGATACGAAGCAGCACCACCATCATCATTTAATTTGCATGAATTGTGGTAGTGTTTGTGAGTTTGAAGATGATTTACTTGAGGCTTTAGAACATGATATATCGGAAAAATGTCAATTTGAAATTGTGGATCACCAAGTAAAATTTTATGGGTATTGTCAGGAGTGCCAAGCAAAGCGTGAAAATTAG
- the secD gene encoding protein translocase subunit SecD, with translation MIIIIAIIGTFCYYISPLAYSIKQGLDLQGGTHVVLEAIDTPEAPVNEDAVQRVVKIIEKRVNELGLTEPIIQRQGERRIIVELPGVKDPDKAIEVLGKTAMLEFQDDSGVTVMTGQDLKDAKAQIDQGNQNLVALEFSDEGGKKFADLTAKNVGKNIAILLDKQILTNPNVREPITGGKAVITGSRTLEEAQRLAILLRSGALPVKVDIVETRTVGPTLGQDSKEKSEFAFAIGIGAVIFFMLAFYHLSGFVANIALMAYVLMTLVALRMLDATLTLPGIAGIILSIGMAVDANVLIFERFKEEYRSGKTLMAAMDSGFSRAFATIIDSHLTTIITATVLFFLGTGTVKGFAITLGLGIVLSLLTAYAFTQYLLKLLIASNIFKDGRAYGASRVVKKNEKV, from the coding sequence ATGATAATAATAATTGCTATAATTGGTACATTTTGCTATTATATATCACCATTGGCTTATTCGATTAAACAAGGATTGGATTTGCAAGGTGGAACACATGTAGTCCTTGAGGCAATTGATACTCCAGAAGCACCGGTAAATGAAGATGCGGTGCAAAGAGTTGTTAAAATTATTGAAAAGCGTGTAAACGAATTAGGACTGACAGAGCCAATTATTCAACGACAAGGCGAAAGAAGAATTATTGTTGAATTACCAGGCGTAAAAGATCCTGACAAAGCAATTGAAGTTTTGGGAAAAACCGCAATGTTAGAGTTTCAGGATGACAGTGGCGTCACTGTTATGACAGGTCAAGATTTAAAAGATGCAAAAGCACAAATCGATCAAGGCAACCAAAATTTAGTTGCTTTAGAATTTTCTGATGAAGGCGGCAAAAAATTTGCGGATTTGACTGCAAAAAATGTTGGGAAAAATATTGCAATTCTTCTAGATAAGCAAATTTTGACCAATCCAAATGTTAGAGAACCAATTACGGGTGGAAAAGCAGTTATTACTGGATCGAGAACGCTTGAAGAAGCACAGAGGTTAGCAATTTTGCTGCGTTCAGGTGCACTTCCCGTAAAAGTAGATATTGTTGAAACGCGTACAGTAGGTCCTACGCTTGGCCAAGATTCAAAAGAAAAAAGTGAATTTGCATTTGCAATTGGAATTGGCGCAGTTATCTTTTTCATGTTAGCGTTTTACCATTTATCAGGTTTTGTTGCTAATATTGCGCTGATGGCTTATGTTCTCATGACATTAGTTGCGTTAAGAATGTTAGATGCAACACTGACCTTACCAGGCATAGCTGGGATTATCTTATCAATTGGTATGGCAGTAGATGCTAATGTTTTAATCTTCGAACGTTTTAAAGAAGAATACAGGTCAGGTAAAACTTTGATGGCAGCTATGGATTCAGGTTTTTCTAGAGCGTTTGCTACGATTATTGATTCGCATTTAACGACAATTATCACGGCGACAGTACTCTTCTTTTTAGGAACTGGTACAGTTAAAGGATTTGCGATTACTTTAGGATTGGGAATTGTTTTAAGTTTATTGACTGCCTATGCGTTTACGCAATATTTGTTAAAACTTTTAATTGCTTCTAATATTTTTAAAGACGGCAGAGCCTATGGCGCATCAAGGGTGGTGAAAAAAAATGAAAAAGTTTGA
- the hemZ gene encoding coproporphyrinogen dehydrogenase HemZ, producing MKIRSLIINSDDEVIFKIIHEILTLFKIEVLDENRSQNEMLVDYKTISIENNIVCSTSLEVTTSVMLSLEDGRTKKIVKQKNARVGERIPSETRRLIKLNLYDIFMDLTNAKSVPWGILHGVRPTKIVHKYIDKGIPMNEIITRLKNDYYVSEKKAELISHLAVKQRMFLYNNRKEKISIYVGIPFCLSKCLYCSFPSYVLPKNEILQQFLAALKKDILAAKNIIVKNNLKVENIYIGGGTPTSLPLSEFTYLIQLVKNSFFDTTTVEFTVEAGRPDSVDDDKIKVMMENGVNRVSVNPQTMQEKTLKHIGRKHTTQDIIDLFAKFRCAGMKNINMDVIIGLPGENVEDVEDTMRKIIALKPDNITIHALALKKGSALKNTKNIYELPNDEMTAKMFDVAMHYAEKLDMEPYYLYRQGYMSGNLENIGYSKKGSEGFYNIQIMEERQTILGIGPAATTKIVNSDNWSIETSFNAKDLTTYLQRVENYIEKRTNLVNDAFNE from the coding sequence GTGAAAATTAGATCTTTGATAATAAATAGTGATGATGAAGTAATTTTTAAAATCATTCATGAAATCTTAACTTTATTTAAAATAGAAGTTTTGGATGAAAATCGATCACAAAATGAGATGTTGGTTGATTATAAGACAATTTCTATTGAGAATAATATTGTATGTTCGACAAGTTTGGAAGTAACAACGAGTGTTATGCTTTCTTTAGAAGATGGCAGAACCAAAAAGATAGTAAAGCAAAAAAACGCAAGAGTCGGTGAACGAATACCGTCTGAAACACGGCGGTTAATAAAATTAAACTTATATGATATATTTATGGATTTGACGAATGCAAAATCTGTGCCATGGGGAATTCTGCATGGTGTGAGACCAACAAAGATCGTTCATAAATATATTGATAAAGGGATACCAATGAATGAAATAATTACACGTTTAAAAAATGACTATTATGTTTCTGAAAAAAAAGCAGAATTAATTAGTCATTTGGCTGTGAAACAACGTATGTTTTTATATAACAACAGAAAAGAAAAGATTAGTATTTATGTCGGTATCCCTTTTTGTTTATCTAAGTGTTTGTATTGTTCATTTCCATCTTATGTTTTACCTAAGAACGAGATATTACAACAATTTTTAGCGGCATTAAAGAAAGATATTTTAGCAGCGAAAAATATTATTGTTAAAAACAATCTTAAAGTAGAGAATATTTACATTGGCGGGGGAACACCGACAAGTTTACCGTTAAGCGAATTTACTTATTTAATACAATTAGTCAAAAATTCTTTTTTTGATACAACCACTGTAGAATTTACAGTAGAAGCGGGTAGACCCGATAGTGTAGATGATGATAAAATCAAGGTTATGATGGAAAATGGTGTGAATCGCGTTAGTGTCAATCCTCAGACAATGCAAGAAAAAACTTTAAAACATATTGGACGAAAGCATACAACTCAGGATATAATAGATCTATTCGCTAAATTTCGTTGTGCTGGTATGAAAAATATTAATATGGATGTTATCATTGGTCTTCCAGGAGAAAATGTGGAGGATGTGGAGGATACAATGAGAAAAATTATTGCTTTAAAGCCGGATAATATTACAATACACGCTCTAGCATTAAAAAAAGGTTCCGCTCTAAAAAACACTAAAAATATTTATGAGCTGCCGAATGATGAAATGACAGCTAAAATGTTTGATGTTGCGATGCACTATGCCGAAAAATTAGATATGGAACCATACTATTTATATCGACAAGGATATATGAGTGGTAATTTAGAAAACATTGGTTATAGTAAAAAAGGATCTGAAGGATTTTATAATATTCAAATTATGGAAGAGCGGCAAACGATCCTTGGTATTGGGCCTGCAGCAACTACAAAAATTGTAAATTCTGATAATTGGTCAATAGAAACATCATTTAATGCCAAAGACTTAACTACATATCTTCAAAGAGTAGAGAATTATATAGAAAAACGTACAAATTTAGTGAATGATGCGTTTAATGAATAG
- a CDS encoding MBL fold metallo-hydrolase, which translates to MRIEQLVVGQLSVNCYIVSCENTKEAMVIDPGDEAEAILDKIEKAQLDVKYIVNTHGHADHIGANTLVQNKTNAVIAIHGEDAPMLDNATLNLSAYIGQSVTSKRADRILQDGDTITIGDIAFSVLHTPGHTKGGICLLNEDVLFSGDTLFSESIGRTDFPGGSMQTIIDSIQKKLLPLPDHTKVYPGHGSCTTIGWERVHNQFL; encoded by the coding sequence ATGAGAATAGAACAATTAGTTGTAGGACAATTGAGCGTGAATTGCTATATTGTCTCATGTGAAAATACAAAAGAAGCTATGGTAATTGATCCTGGCGACGAGGCAGAAGCAATTTTAGATAAAATTGAGAAGGCTCAGCTAGACGTGAAATATATTGTAAATACACATGGGCATGCTGATCATATTGGCGCAAATACCTTGGTCCAAAATAAAACAAATGCTGTTATAGCAATTCATGGTGAAGATGCACCCATGTTAGATAATGCTACGCTGAATTTATCTGCTTATATTGGGCAGAGCGTTACCTCAAAGCGGGCTGATAGAATTTTACAGGATGGGGATACTATAACGATCGGTGATATAGCCTTTTCCGTACTTCACACGCCGGGGCATACAAAAGGTGGTATCTGCCTACTTAATGAAGATGTTTTATTTAGCGGAGATACATTGTTTTCTGAATCGATAGGAAGAACTGATTTCCCGGGAGGCTCTATGCAGACTATTATAGATAGTATCCAGAAGAAATTATTGCCATTGCCAGATCATACAAAAGTATACCCAGGACATGGCTCGTGTACTACAATTGGTTGGGAACGTGTTCATAATCAGTTTTTATAA